The sequence below is a genomic window from Methylotuvimicrobium sp. KM2.
GGACGGAGCAAATTCATGCCCAATTTGGCGTTCCAACCGAAAATTTGCATGCCGATTTCGGCTTCGAGACCGTCGATTTGGGCCTTGCCGATATTTTCGGCGGATAAGTTAAACGTTACCGGATCAAAGACATTGACGATCAAGTTATCCAGGTCGGTATGATAAGCGCGAATCTCCCACTGTAGCCAGTCATGGTTGCCCGCGAGTCCGACCTCGACCGATTTCGATTCTTCGGCCATCAAGTTGGGATTGCCGAATCCAGGCCAATAGAGTTGGTTGAAACTCGGGGCCTTAAAGCCGTTGCCGAAATTGGCGAATGTACTGATGCCGTAATCCCAATTGGAACGCCAGCCGATGCTGCCGGTGACGAAATCGCCGAAGGCTTCGTTTTCATCCCAACGAATCGAACCGTTCAGATGATGGTTGTCGAAGAATCGTCCGTGCCATTCGCCGAACACGCCGACATCGTAACGCGATAGCTCGGTGTAATCGGTCGTGCTATTCGCTTCATCCAAACGGTAATCGGCCCCGAGCGTCAGTTGATGATCGTCCGACAATTTAACCGCATTTAACCAACTGGCATTCCAACGCGTGCTGTCGAAACGGCTGAAAAACGAGCCGTCAGGCGCAAAATTATCGTTATCGTCTCGGCTTTGCCCTAACCGTAAGGTCGAGCGCCAATTGTCGATGACGTCGATAGCGCCACTCAGACCAATGACTTGATTGACGAATTCCATTTTATTCGGCGTTCCGTCGAAGTCGTTGCGACCTTCCGAGCGCATGTAGCTGGCTTCCATCTCGGCATTGTTATCGAAGCGGTGGCCCAAGCGCGCATTGAGTCCGGTATTGTAGAAACCGTCTTTATCGGGCTCATCCACCCCGAAAAAACCGGTAGTCGGTTGTCGCGCATCGAAGCCTTGCGAATTGAAATGCGACGCGCCGAGGGTATACCAACTATTTTGATAACGCCCGCTGATCGTGCCGGAGGCCTTGGCGGTATTAAACGAACCGCCGCCGGCATCGATCGTGATCGTCGGTTTTTCTTCTTGTGTGCCTTTACGGGTGAAAATTTGGATAACGCCGCCCAAGGCTTCGGCGCCCCAAAGGCTGGACTGCGGACCGCGAATGATCTCGACGCGTTCGATTTGATCGATCGGCAATAGTTCGAATGGCGAAGTGCCGGAGGTGACCGAACCGAAGCGGATGCCGTCGACGAGTACCAACACATGGCCGGAACCGGTGCCGCGTATGAAGACGCTGGAATTTTTACCGTATCCGCCTTGTTGCGTGATATCGAGGCCGGTCGAGCCTCTCAGCAATTCCGGCAAGGTATTGACCTGAAGGCGTTCGATGTCTTTCCGCGTATATACGGTGCTGGCGGTTGCCAGATGGTCTTTGGGACTGTCCGACCGAGTTGCCGTGATCAGCATTTCGGGTAAATGTAACGGCGTCTCGTCCGGAGTTGAGTCGGCCAAGGCCGAAATAGGGAAGCCGGTGAATAACAGTGGGCTTAGATAGAATATTCGCATGATGTCCTCTGCGCCGCCCGCGCATGAAAGGTTGTAAAATTACAACGCAAGGGCGTGCGGCGAAAAGGCGGAGCATGGCTCGACCGTTTCGTTAACAGCCCTCCGCTGTATCGAATCGCTATCGGGCCGGTCTCCGGGCTTATAAGTGGCCATTGGCCTGAATCATCGCCTTCCCATGTCATTGCACACAGTGGCAAATTGATGATTCTTTACTTATCTACCGTTGCGGGGGCAGCGCCGGCATTGGTTTGATAACCTGACCGGCTTCCCGTTTAACCCCGCCCTAGAATCGATTTGTCGATTCTAGGGCGGGGCACCTGAAAGCAAGGAGGGCATTATAGGGATTTACCGGCTGAATGCAAGTGGAAGAAAAATAAGGGGGGGGTGATTCAATGGCTTATGTTTCCCTAAAAGGTTATTTAACATTTTAGATGCGTAGAGGCGAAGCCGAATTCCATCGTTGCAAACCGCCGCGACTCTCCCATTGGACGGGTTTCCGCTTCGCTACTACCCTACACCGAGGCTCACGCTCGTTCCCATGCTCTGCGTTCATCGTTATACACAAATATCGGTAAACTTGCTATTCCCTTTTGATTGAAAAATCGTCTTAGAATAAAAGGTATGAGATGTGTCTATCGAGGACCGCCGTAAACCCATCCATGGGGGCTTGACGGCAGCGTTCCCTGCTGCCGACATCCTCGCTAGCCACACCCCATACCTTCATAAAGTTAACTAATTTTTTTGAGTATAAAGGGAGTAAACAGAGGTCATCGTATTCCTGGAAACGGTGCTGTTTGATAAATCTGCGGATATTGGATATCAGTGGCTCCGATATCGCGATCTGGGGATCGCTCCCACAGAGCTTCCGGTCATTTGTGGGAGCGACGCCTACGTCGCGATTTTCGAGGCCATTGCCGCTCAAAAAACCGCAAGTCTGATAGGACGACGCGACAATTCGACAAGGGCGCTTGTTTGCCGACCCACAGCGCCGAATTTAGGTTTATTTCATCTGCAATTTTAACCCTGCGCTGCAAAAAAAGACGCGATCGCAATGCCGGCCCATCAATTGCGCGGCCTTGCCCGATAAATCGATGAATTGCCGGGCCAAACGACTGTCGGGGATGACGCCGAGGCCGACCTCGTTATGAATCAAGACTAATTCGGCGGGAAGCCGCAACACGGAGTCCAATTCTTGAAGGATGGCGGATTCGGGAATTTGATGATACAAGGCATTGTTCAGCCACATCGTCACGCACTCGACCAATACCGGACGGTTCAAGCCTTGCAATGCGGCGAGCAGTTTGACCGGTTCCTCGACCGTAATGAACGAATCCTGC
It includes:
- a CDS encoding bifunctional adenosylcobinamide kinase/adenosylcobinamide-phosphate guanylyltransferase, which codes for MKTLFIGGVKSGKSRLAEDYILQRCGDEKPYYLATTEFFDDEMKTRVAVHQQRRQDSFITVEEPVKLLAALQGLNRPVLVECVTMWLNNALYHQIPESAILQELDSVLRLPAELVLIHNEVGLGVIPDSRLARQFIDLSGKAAQLMGRHCDRVFFCSAGLKLQMK
- a CDS encoding TonB-dependent receptor is translated as MRIFYLSPLLFTGFPISALADSTPDETPLHLPEMLITATRSDSPKDHLATASTVYTRKDIERLQVNTLPELLRGSTGLDITQQGGYGKNSSVFIRGTGSGHVLVLVDGIRFGSVTSGTSPFELLPIDQIERVEIIRGPQSSLWGAEALGGVIQIFTRKGTQEEKPTITIDAGGGSFNTAKASGTISGRYQNSWYTLGASHFNSQGFDARQPTTGFFGVDEPDKDGFYNTGLNARLGHRFDNNAEMEASYMRSEGRNDFDGTPNKMEFVNQVIGLSGAIDVIDNWRSTLRLGQSRDDNDNFAPDGSFFSRFDSTRWNASWLNAVKLSDDHQLTLGADYRLDEANSTTDYTELSRYDVGVFGEWHGRFFDNHHLNGSIRWDENEAFGDFVTGSIGWRSNWDYGISTFANFGNGFKAPSFNQLYWPGFGNPNLMAEESKSVEVGLAGNHDWLQWEIRAYHTDLDNLIVNVFDPVTFNLSAENIGKAQIDGLEAEIGMQIFGWNAKLGMNLLRPVDRETNNRLPRRTDRMLSFDLSRSFGPVDVGAFLLAEGYRYDDADNTTKVNGYATIDLRSAYHINKNWTVSAQLNNLLDKQYQLVDTYNTADRNFFVSIRYNI